The Oncorhynchus nerka isolate Pitt River linkage group LG12, Oner_Uvic_2.0, whole genome shotgun sequence genome includes a region encoding these proteins:
- the LOC115138268 gene encoding 4-galactosyl-N-acetylglucosaminide 3-alpha-L-fucosyltransferase 9-like has translation MPSASFHRILRPFLLGTFLLGCFVTLVLMYFKPSTSWLSGPVESTASTIQVKNLFSTKGDKNLTTVLVWLWPFGQTYDLGVCSSLFNIEGCFITADRNLYNKSDGVVIHHRDICTDLSNLPPLQRPSFQKWIWMNLESPSHSSQLPGIENLFNLTLNYRQDADIEVPYGSIVAAQGDEDFVPPRKSKLICWIVSNWNQDHMRVKYYNELYKHIEVHAYGQAFGEYIADQEYFPTIASCKFYLAFENSIHKDYITEKLYNPLSVGTVPVVLGPPRQNYENFVQGEAFIHVDDFTSPKELADYLLLLDRNEEMYLRYFEWRRHFKVKKAYFWAEHTCLACDNLKRHKEYKAFNNLDKWFWGGIP, from the coding sequence ATGCCATCTGCATCTTTCCACAGAATTCTACGACCATTTCTACTTGGCACCTTTCTACTGGGCTGTTTTGTGACTCTGGTTTTGATGTACTTCAAACCGTCAACTAGCTGGCTATCAGGTCCTGTAGAGTCAACCGCATCCACTATCCAAGTTAAAAATCTCTTCTCTACCAAGGGTGACAAAAACCTTACCACTGTACTTGTCTGGCTCTGGCCCTTTGGACAGACCTATGACCTGGGTGTCTGCAGCTCTCTGTTCAACATCGAGGGCTGTTTCATCACAGCAGATCGGAACCTATATAATAAGTCAGATGGGGTCGTCATACATCACAGGGATATCTGTACTGATCTCTCCAACCTGCCCCCCCTTCAGCGTCCCTCCTTCCAAAAGTGGATATGGATGAACCTAGAGTCACCATCCCACTCCTCTCAGCTGCCCGGTATTGAAAACTTGTTCAATTTAACTTTGAACTATCGTCAGGATGCTGATATCGAAGTGCCTTATGGGTCGATTGTGGCGGCCCAAGGGGACGAGGATTTCGTGCCACCGAGAAAAAGCAAGTTGATCTGCTGGATTGTCAGCAACTGGAACCAGGATCACATGCGAGTGAAGTACTACAATGAGCTCTATAAACATATTGAGGTTCACGCTTATGGACAAGCCTTTGGAGAGTACATTGCAGATCAAGAATACTTTCCTACCATCGCCAGTTGTAAATTCTACTTGGCGTTTGAGAACTCAATTCACAAAGACTACATCACAGAGAAACTGTATAACCCACTCTCTGTAGGGACGGTGCCTGTGGTTTTAGGTCCACCAAGACAGAACTACGAGAACTTTGTCCAGGGGGAAGCCTTTATCCATGTGGATGACTTCACCTCACCCAAAGAGCTGGCTGATTATCTCCTGCTCTTGGACAGGAATGAGGAGATGTATCTCAGATACTTTGAATGGCGACGGCACTTTAAAGTGAAAAAGGCATACTTCTGGGCCGAACACACATGCCTCGCTTGTGATAATCTCAAAAGGCACAAGGAGTACAAGGCATTCAATAACCTTGATAAATGGTTTTGGGGTGGAATCCCTTGA